The stretch of DNA GTAGCTTTAGGCAGCCAACACGGAGAGATGCTCAACGAGGGTTAATCAGatttgacgacgctgattggctgaaattatgttttggcGGCATAGTTTAAAGATAGCAACAGTTGGTTCTGCTGctctctcgtctgggcgctGTGCGTagcgcccagacgagagagggtacTGATACACGGGCACGGCCAGCAGGAagcatgtgacttatcagtaactttagacatcgtaacacacgtttaaacgagattttattgtagattatacatttgacTGATACCAACTATATCATATTTACCtcgtttattaaaaaaaaaaaaaatgtatgtatgtgggACGAGGGGGGGCGGCACCCCTAGCGCCCccatgggccggccgccacggTTCATAAACCAGCAGTCTTCACAACATGTAATATCAGCATTTATTGACGTTCCCACAGGAAGTGTTGCAGCCATAGcttctggacacacacacacacacacacacacacacacacacacacacacacacacacacacactgaacagctGTAGAGAAACAGCACGCCTGGCGGTTTGAAACCATGGTGCCCGTTGAAGGCAGATCCTGGAGACGGAATATGGAAGACGCACGGTGTCCTCTCCAAGGAGTTTGTTTCCAGTCAGATGTCGAACTTTTCCTCGCAGATAAAATGTCCGTTCTCCTCGAAGTCCTCTCGTGTCACCACTATCTCGTCGTAGTCTGGGCTGTGAGCCAGCAGCTTCCCGCCCTCCCACGGGTAACAGATGGGGCTGCAGAGACGACGATGATGTTATACAAGCTACAATATTATACGTTATTTAAGTGACTTTTTAGGTCGTTTTCTCATTCATTCATTCGTGACTTCAGTTTAATCAAAATGTGGATCCAGTCTTGATTCAGTCTTGTAATGTTTCCCGCACTGTATTTATGGAACGCCACTCTCTATCTGGACACCTCCAGCAGGGGCTCTGAATGAACTCACTTGTCGGGCTGCAGGACGGACACCGGCAGGTGGGCGGGGGCCAGGGCCCTAAGCTCCGCCTCCAAACGTTCCCTGAAGCCCGGGAACAAGAGGTTTCCTCCCGTCAGCACGATGTTCTGGAAGAAGTGAGCGTGCATCTCTGCAGACAGGAAACACCGTGAGAGgctgatctcacacacacacacacacacacacacacacacacacacacacacacacacacacacacacacacacacacacacacacacacacacacacacacacacacacacacacacacacacacacacacacacacacacacacacacacacacacacacacacacacacactggaaagaACAGCGTGTGTAATATATGTTACACCAACACGACCATCATTCCTCTAGAAGGGATCTGTATGTCTTTTTGTTTGTATCTTGTTCTATTCCcccttgtgtagccattagccaatcagcaaccaggtaaccccccccccccccttatcacctgaacctcctctagagctcattgagttctttgtaaccagatgtctctcagaggggcgtggggaggggctccttgctttcatctaaagtaacagacagagaatcagcactttggaaacagggctgaaacagaggggattatgggtaatgctgcaatgacctggttggtgtttcagccaatcagagacaggctctggatatatctgagccctgggatatactgatgaggaagaggatgataggggacctttaaggccTCTAGAGGCTTGATAGGAAACAAGGAAGGAAGCCATGAAGGCTCGTCTCCCCACCTTCAGGCAGCGACTGGATGGAGTGCACGATGGCCTCGGGGATGCCCATCTCCTGGATGCCGATGTCTGACGGGTGGAAGAGCATCTCGGGGACGGCGAAGCGCTCGTTGGCGAGTCTCAGGATCTGCTCTCCGGTCTTATACTTCCCGCTGAACACCATCTCCTCCCGAGGCTGCAGCAAACGATCATTCAGACACACGATTCAGAGGGCTTCAGAACGGCTGGACGGTTCTTCCATGCTGGCTAGCAGGTCATGAGATATCAGCTATCAGTGTCTGTGAGACTCTAACGAGGGCCAGGTCAGTGATTCCCACAGCATGTTTATACTTTGGGGGGAGCCATTATACTTTGGGGGCCCCCAAAGTATAATGGCTCCCCCCCAAAGTATAATTcgtgtttttttttactcagTAAGAACTCATTTGCATTTGCATTGGTGGCAATGAGCGCTCAGTGAGTAAAACAAACTTAAAAAACCATCAATGATACTTTGGGGGAGCCATTAGGTAAACAGCCTCTGGGCGCGAGTCCAGACCCACCTTTGGAATCAAATGATGCCGTCAGTGGGATTATCTCCGTTATCAACTCCTAAGCATCCCCGGGACAACATCACTAGCCCCGCCCCTAAAAAGGTGTGAACTTGAGCCAATCAAGGACTACTACTACTAGGTCGTCCTTAGACGAGTTTGCCAACGGGTTCGCCAATCCCCACGGTCCTCCATACACCCGGCCAGCTCTGTGGAGCTTTCCACACCCACATGCTTCCTCAGCACCTCCACGTATGTTGGCGTGGGGCGCCCTCTCGGTCGTGCCCGTGTGTTGGCTCCCAGAGTACTAACTTGCCAGCTGGAGGTTCCTGGTGTCGATGGCAGTGACCTGCACATTTCACTTTCCTGGATGCCACCTTGTCACTCAGCCTGGGCAGCCCACCAGGACTAGCCCCGCTCCTACATTTCTGAGAGATTTCTGAGGAGATTTTTGCCAcgcaccacccccccccccccggccccGAGTCGTTCCCCCAAAGTATATTTCATTTCTGTGGGAATCACTGCATGCATCACACGCTGAGGTCGTGCTGACTTCTGGGATGTGTGCAACTTATTATACTGTAGAGAAACGAGCATCGATGAGGCTCAGCGAAGGGGAGGGTCCTCAGGGGAGGGTCCTCAGGGGAGGGTCCTCGGGGGTCTCGGGTTAGCAACGTGCATACAGACAGGATGACGTCTATGAGCACCAGACGGTGAGCCGACGTGCCGGGCCTCGTGCTTTAGTCCTCACCTTGCAGAAGCCTTTCTTGATGGAGCTGAAATCTGGGAGGACGTAGTCCCTGACGACCGTGTTCTCCTCGCCCTTCATCCTGAAGGAAACACGAGTTATTGAACATGTTATTAACGTGTGTTCTGATACAGCGCAGACCAAAGACTCTCTCTCTCATTCACTTGGGACTATTTAAGCTGACTTGTAGATGTTTGgatgttaaaggtcccacggccatttccactgatcatagttccatgttgaggtcgactagaagaGATTtatgcctgcactgagtgagtgaggaagtccgtggattggtcaatttggacctattagcgggggcttaacgcaacggctccacggattggcccatttcgttccgggtacgGATGACATCAGGcgtccccggaagaatcaatggacagtgacgtgtctccaacgaggcgtttggggaggtcttctctgtgtcagAGGTTTACTCGCTGCAGGGCGTACTTCGAGGGGTTTCACTCTGCAgacgttcacatgcagaagctacagaacacgaggggacgggtcagaaccggAGAAGCATGACATGGACCTTTAAGTTTTAACATCCATTTTTCTCGGATAGTGTTTCTCTGTAAAGGCACTACATGTTGTctaatgcagtggttctcaaatgggggtgcgcggacccctaggggtacgttggagtactgcagggggtacgtgagatttattttatgttaatgaaaaaaacaacacataattaatgcatttaaacaaactactaaaagcagatgaactactttattcaaaggttACAGAAGCTCTGGATAATAAGATCAGCTCAATGGAACTAATGTCGTCTGAGTTAGTGCTTGATGTTCAAATCGGTtttccatgaatttagtgacggattgtaaacatttgaaaagcagcatttaagtgtttctcagttccTGTTGTTGTTTTGATAACTCAGACCCTGAAGGTGCCGCGCGGTGCCTCCTTATAGGCCTTTCGTCCCTAACAAATCGTCTTTGCGCTGATCGGGGGGGGCGTGGCGGAgtatttttttcaaagggggaacGTTATAGAAAaggtttgagaacccctgctctcATGGACAGTGAGCTGGGCTGATGATCGGAAGGCTGCGAGGtcccgcctggaacaccacCACCAGCGTGCCCTCGAGTGAGGCCCTCAGCTACTCCAGGGAGTGTCCCTGTGATCGGTCgtcgtaagtcgctttggaatgacggcccgtccacgcggcggcgtgcgttgaagctcgccggcgggcgtgtctgaaactcgaccaacaaccaatcacatgaatctcccgccccggacacacaagcagcggtttgattggctagagcttgtactggcatatgattcgattggctgacgcttctgcgaGGCGTCAAAAGCTGAACTtcgctcaacttttgcagcgagccaagccagctacgctccacgtcgcttcccacaatgcagttcggcgaaaagtgacgcaCGCCGCTGTGCGGACGGGCCGTGAGCCGTCTGCTAAATTGTAAATGATATTTGTGGGAGAATAAACCCCACAGATCCTCAACTCCTAAACTTCACTTCATTGTTTTGGTCCTTTTTGTTGTCAATTTGTACGTATTTGCTGTTGATAACATTTATTTTGTCCTCTGTATTTCTAAAGGTTTTCAACTTGACTAAATCCAGTAAacgacagagggtctaaggtcagaaggtctgaggacagagggtctaaggacagagggtctaaggacagagggtctaaggacagagggtctaaggacagagggtctgaggacagagggtctgaggagagaaagtctaaggacagagggtctgaggacagagggtctgaggacagagggtctgaggacagagggtctaaggacagagggtctaaggacagagggtctaaggatagagggtctaaggacagagggtctgaggacagagggtctgaggagagaaagtctaaggacagagggtctgaggacagagggtctaaggacagagggtctgaggacagagggtctgaggacagagggtcagaggacagagggtcagaggacagagggtctgaggacagagggtctgaggacagagggtctaaggacagagggtctgaggacagagggtctgaggacagagggtcagaggacagagggtctaaggacagagggtctgaggacagagggtctaaggacagagggtctgaggacagagggtctgaggacagagggtctaaggtcagagggtctgaggacagagggtctaaggacagagggtctaaggacagagggtctgaggacagagggtctgaggacagagggtctgaggacagagggtctaaggacagagggtctgaggacagagggtctgaggacagagggtctaaggacagagggtctgaggacagagggtctgaggacagagggtctaaggacagagggtctgaggacagagggtctgaggctcCACCACACATCCtttataaatgtgctttataaataaaacctgatttgaAATGTCTAAATGCGTGAGCTGCTGAAGGTGGAGCAGAGCTGCCTCGAGCTCCGCAGGGATGGCTGAGCCGAGGTTAACTCAACACGGCTCATAGACGCTcgcccccccccctgctctGAAGCAAAGTGACTCACTGGGATATCTCCATGTCTTTGAAGAACTGCTGCGACACGTAGCACACGTCCTCCTTCACCTGGTTGATCACGTGAGTCTCATCCATCACGTGAAGCTGCCTGCGGGAAACACGCATCATTAAGGGTTTCACAGAAACAACGGTCCAGCATCTACACATTCAAACATCGCCCTTTCAACGGTCCAGCATCTACAGAGTCAAACATCGCCCTTTCAACGGTCCAGCATCTACACATTCATACATCGCCCTTTCAACGGTCCAGCATCTACAGAGTCAAACATCGCCCTTTCAACGGTCCAGCATCTACAGATTCAAACATCGCCCTTTCAACGGTCCAGCATCTACAGAGTCAAACATCGCCCTTTCAACGGTCCAGCATCTACAGATTCAAACATCGCCCTTTCAACGGTCCAGCATCTACAGATTCAAACATCGCCCTTTCAGCGGTCCAGCATCTACACATTCATACATCGCCCTTTCAACGGTCCAGCATCTACAGAGTCAAACATCGCCCTTTCAACGGTCCAGCATCTACAGATTCAAACATCGCCCTTTCAACGGTCCAGCATCTACAGAGTCAAACATCGCCCTTTCAACGGTCCAGCATCTACAGATTCAAACATCGCCCTTTCAACGGTCCAGCATCTACAGATTCAAACATCGCCCTTTCAGCGGTCCAGCATCTACAGATTCAAACATCGCCCTTTCAGCGGTCCAGCATCTACAGATTCAAACATCGCCCTTTCAACGGTCCAGCATCTACAGATTCAAACATCGCCCTTTCAGCGGTCCAGCATCTACAGATTCAAACATCGCCCTTTCAACGGTCCAGCATCTACAGATTCAAACATCGCCCTTTCAACGGTCCAGCATCTACAGATTCAAACATCGCCCTTTCAGCGGTCCAGCATCTACAGATTCAAACATCGCCCTTTCAGCGGTCCAGCATCTACAGATTCAAACATCGCCCTTTCAGCGGTCCAGCATCTACAGATTCAAACATCGCCCTTTCAGCGGTCCAGCATCTACAGATTCAAACATCGCCCTTTCAACGGTCCAGCATCTACAGATTCAAACATCGCCCTTTCAGCGGTCCAGCATCTACAGATTCAAACATCGCCCTTTCAACGGTCCAGCATCTACAGATTCAAACATCGCCCTTTCAACGGTCCAGCATCTACAGATTCAAACATCGCCCTTTCAACGGTCCAGCATCTACAGATTCAAACATCGCCCTTTCAGCGGTCCAGCATCTACAGATTCAAACATCGCCCTTTCAGCGGTCCAGCATCTACAGATTCAAACATCGCCCTTTCAGATAATACGATCTTCTCCCTCTTCAAATGTCACTTCCTGCCACTTTGTGTCTCTGGATGTTAACACTAGTCAGCTGCAGTTCGGTGTGTTGATGAGGCAGCATTGCATCATGGGAGTTGTAGTCTTTACCTCTGTTAGGATTCCTTCAGTGTTCATGGTAAGATCAAAGGGAACATTTGCATAACGATGTCGTGACGTTATGCAAAGCACATTTCCCCAGACAGCAGTTTGAGACAGTAGTCCAGGCCTCTGTCCCCGCccggctggactactgcaactctCTCTCCACGGGGTCAGCGGGTCCTCGCTCGCACGGCTGCAGCGGGTGCAAAACGCCGCAGCAAGGCTCTTAACTGGCACACGGAGGTTTCACCACATCTCCCCTGTTTTAGCTTCTCTCCACCGGCTGCCCATTTATTTTAGGAtccattttttaattattttgtttACTTTTAAATCTCTAAATGGCATGACCCCACCACCTTGCTGAGCTGCTACACCTACACGCCGAGCCGCCCTCTCCGGTCAGCGGACCAACTGCTCCTGAACGTGCCTAAAGCCAGGTCAAAGCTCAGAGGGGGCGTTGCTTCTCTGTAGCGGCTCCCGCCCTGTGGagcgctctgcccctggagatcagacaggctcctcccacactgtggagcgctctgcccctggagactagacaggctcctcccacactgtggagcgctctgcccctggagaccagacaggctcctcccacactgtggagcgctctgcccctggagaccagacaagctcctcccacactgtggagcgctctgcccctggagaccagacaggctcctcccacactgtggagcgctctgcccctggagaccagacaggctcctcccacactgtggagcgctctgcccctggagaccagacaggctcctcccacactgtggagcgctctgcccctggagaccagacaggctcctcccacactgtggagcgctctgcccctggagaccagacaggctcctcccacactgtggagcgctctgcccctggagaccagacaggctcctcccacactgtggagcgctctgcccctggagaccagacaggctcctcccacactgtggagcgctctgcccctggagaccagacaggctcctcccacactgtggagcgctctgcccctggagaccagacaggctcctcccacactgtggagcgctctgccccaggagaccagacaggctcctcccacactgtggagcgctctgcccctggagaccagacaggctcctcccacactgtggagcgctctgcccctggagaccagacaggctcctcccacactgtggagcgctctgcccctggagaccagacaggctcctcccacactgtggagcgctctgcccctggagaccagacaggctcctcccacactgtggagcgctctgcccctggagaccagacaggctcctcccacactgtggagcgctctgcccctggagaccagacaggctcctcccacactgtggagcgctctgcccctggagaccagacaggctcctcccacactgtggagcgctctgcccctggagaccagacaggctcctcccacactgtggagcgctctgccccaggagaccagacaggctcctcccacactgtggagcgctctgcccctggagaccagacaggctcctcccacactgtggagcgctctgcccctggagaccagacaggctcctcccacactgtggagcgctctgcccctggagaccagacaggctcctcccacactgtggagcgctctgcccctggagaccagacaggctcctcccacactgtggagcgctctgcccctggagaccagacaggctcctcccacactgtggagcgctctgcccctggagaccagacaggctcctcccacactgtggagcgctctgcccctggagaccagacaggctcttcccacactgtggagcgctctgcccctggagaccagacaggctcctcccacactgtggagcgctctgcccctggagaccagacaggctcctcccacactgtggagcgctctgcccctggagaccagacaggctcctcccacactgtggagcgctctgcccctggagaccagacaggctcctcccacCCTGTGGCgcgctctgcccctggagaccagacaggctcctcccacactgtggagcgctctgccccaggagaccagacaggctcctcccacactgtggagcgctctgcccctggagaccagacaggctcctcccacactgtggagcgctctgcccctggagaccagacaggctcctcccacactgtggagcgctctgcccctggagaccagacaggctcctcccacactgtggagcgctctgcccctggagaccagacaggctcctcccacactgtggagcgctctgcccctggagaccagacaggctcctcccacactgtggagcgctctgcccctggagaccagacaggctcctcccacactgtggagcgctctgcccctggagaccagacaggctcctcccacactgtggagcgctctgcccctggagaccagacaggctcctcccacactgtggagcgctctgccccaggagaccagacaggctcctcccacactgtggagcgctctgcccctggagaccagacaggctcctcccacactgtggagcgctctgcccctggagaccagacaggctcctcccacactgtggagcgctctgcccctggagaccagacaggctcctcccacactgtggagcgctctgcccctggagaccagacaggctcctcccacactgtggagcgctctgcccctggagaccagacaggctcctcccacactgtggagcgctctgcccctggagaccagacaggctcctcccacactgtggagcgctctgcccctggagaccagacaggctcttcccacactgtggagcgctctgcccctggagaccagacaggctcctcccacactgtggagcgctctgcccctggagaccagacaggctcctcccacactgtggagcgctctgcccctggagaccagacaggctcctcccacactgtggagcgctctgcccctggagaccagacaGGCACCTCCCACCCTGTGGagcgctctgcccctggagaccagacaggctcctcccacactgtggagcgctctgcccctggagaccagacaggctcctcccacactgtggagcgctctgcccctggagaccagacaggctcctcccacactgtggagcgctgtgcccctggagaccagacaggctcttcccacactgtggagcgctctgcccctggagaccagacaggctcctcccacactgtggagcgctctgcccctggagaccagacaggctcctcccacactgtggagcgctctgcccctggagaccagacaggctcctcccacactgtggagcgctctgcccctggagaccagacaggctcctcccaccctgtggagcgctctgcccctggagaccagacaggctcctcccacactgtggagcgctctgcccctggagaccagacaggctcctcccacactgtggagcgctctgcccctggagaccagacaggctcctcccacactgtggagcgctgtgcccctggagaccagacaggctcctcccacactgtggagcgctctgcccctggagaccagacaggctcctcccacactgtggagcgctctgcccctggagaccagacaggctcctcccacactgtggagcgctctgcccctggagaccagacaggctcctcccacactgtggagcgctctgcccctggagaccagacgggctcctcccacactgtggagcgctctgcccctggagaccagacaggctcctcccacactgtggagcgctctgcccctggagaccagacaggctcctcccacactgtggagcgctctgcccctggagaccagacagtgttttatctatttgcctgtacagcactttggtctggaggtttaaagtgctttataaataaagttgtattgtatttCGATCTGCATTCAGGTACATTTCAGTCATCTCACAGAACTAGATGTGTTTCTTGAAGATTTGGCTTCTTGACCAAAAACTCATCCATgtatttctctcataaatgtgtgaTTTTGAAGCAAAATTCCATTTTCTTTTGtatattattattcttttcttttttcacatGAATTTGTGCAAATTCCTGATTTATTTTCTGTACATTTTTTTAACTGAAATCTCTTTTTTTTGCACTACTTTATGTCCTGCAATATAACCTTCTCTGGCACCGCAGCATTTACAGAATGTGTTCCAATGTGTCGCCCTCTAGTGGCCGTGACATGCAGTCTTGAAAATGCACCTTTACCTTAAGAAAAATGCACTTTTCTCTGAAACGTTTATGTATGTTTTACACATCACGGGCGACTgcggctgcgagggagtgcggtcgtctttccaccagaaggttgtgggttcgatcccagcccatgcagccaacatgtcgatgtatccttgggcaagatacttaaccctgagtccTAGAGTAGGAACACTGctctgtgtgaatgggtgaacgacatgtagtctgtaaagcgctttgaggggtcgtaaagactggatgaagcgctatataagtacagtccatttgaGATACCAGGAGATTACGGGGCTATAGTAGATCACAGATAACAGAGTAGATCTTACCGATATGAGATGATCTCCTTCAGGTGATTGGTCAGCAGCTTCCCTCCTACATTCACCCTGTAAGGCGAAACAgacaaatacattattttatagtgCTAATCGGCTCACTCCAGACGCACATCAAGGAACCTCGTGGATTTCAATACGAATATAGAGGTGAAAAGGTCTCTTAAACTCATGGGCCTCACATTTTGTAGTTTTGTTTTTCCTACTGGATTAGATTAGCTAGTTATTACCAAATGTTTATGCAGTAATCAAATAAGGAGGAAGTTCCAGTCGTGACATCACTCCATCAAAGGGAGATCAAAGGGGAACATCTACAGCTCTacagcacaacacacacacatcaaaaggGGAACATCTACAGCTCTAcagcacaacacacacatcaaagggaGATCACTCCATCAAAGGGAGATCAAAGGGAACATCTACAGCTCTAaagcacaacacacacatcaaagggaGATCAAAGGGGAACATCTACAGCTCTAcagcacaacacacacatcaaagggaG from Pseudochaenichthys georgianus unplaced genomic scaffold, fPseGeo1.2 scaffold_935_arrow_ctg1, whole genome shotgun sequence encodes:
- the actr6 gene encoding actin-related protein 6 — its product is VIPNCQFRSKTSRLKTFTANQLDEIKDPSGLFYILPFQRGYLVNWDVQRKVWDHLFGKEMFKVDFADTSVIITEPYFNFSSIQESMNEILFEEYQFQSVLRTNAGSLSAHHFFSSRPSELCCLLVDGGFSFTHIIPYCRSKKMKEGIRRVNVGGKLLTNHLKEIISYRQLHVMDETHVINQVKEDVCYVSQQFFKDMEISQMKGEENTVVRDYVLPDFSSIKKGFCKPREEMVFSGKYKTGEQILRLANERFAVPEMLFHPSDIGIQEMGIPEAIVHSIQSLPEEMHAHFFQNIVLTGGNLLFPGFRERLEAELRALAPAHLPVSVLQPDNPICYPWEGGKLLAHSPDYDEIVVTREDFEENGHFICEEKFDI